The proteins below come from a single Chitinophaga pinensis DSM 2588 genomic window:
- a CDS encoding TIGR00341 family protein, translating to MSKGLRTIKYFLQERFNLNEDKADEQRIVAEITRNVHFKGTNLWTLIFAIFIASIGLNVNSTAVIIGAMLISPLMGPIMGIGLAIAINDFDLLKKGIKNLAIAVIISVATSSIYFSVTPLHDASSELLARTNPSIWDVFIALLGGLAGIVAGTRREKSNVIPGVAIATALMPPLCTAGFGIATGKLYYFLGAAYLFFINSVFICLATFLIVKHLKFRKKEFATAETEKRVSRYILLAVILTLLPSVYLGYRIVQRSIFENNANKFVQTEFHFTKTQVVTHTYKYNNKGGEIDLLLVGQPLDQAIIDSLQKRLSLYHLSNTALNIRQGLDAKQQIDLSAIKASVLEEVFAAELVSDTLKRPTPGNITEVPDISLELKALYPSLIHYTLESSVFTRLDSIKRDTLFLFVGRFSDRVKNSERNKISRWLKERIQADSVKVVIE from the coding sequence CAGGAACGATTTAATCTCAATGAGGATAAGGCGGATGAGCAAAGAATTGTTGCGGAAATAACCCGCAATGTTCATTTCAAGGGTACAAATTTATGGACACTTATTTTTGCAATTTTCATTGCCTCTATTGGTCTCAATGTGAACTCTACTGCTGTTATTATTGGCGCAATGCTTATTTCTCCATTGATGGGGCCGATTATGGGCATAGGGCTTGCGATAGCAATAAATGATTTTGATCTACTAAAGAAAGGCATAAAAAATCTTGCCATTGCGGTCATCATAAGTGTAGCTACCTCTTCTATTTACTTCTCTGTGACACCTCTCCATGATGCCAGCTCCGAGCTGCTGGCAAGAACAAATCCATCAATATGGGACGTATTTATTGCGCTGTTAGGTGGACTAGCGGGTATCGTGGCTGGGACGAGAAGGGAAAAGAGTAATGTCATTCCTGGTGTTGCGATTGCAACCGCTTTGATGCCACCTTTGTGTACAGCTGGATTTGGTATTGCTACTGGCAAATTGTATTATTTTTTAGGCGCTGCATATCTATTCTTTATAAATAGCGTTTTCATATGCCTCGCAACTTTTTTAATAGTTAAACATCTAAAATTTCGCAAGAAAGAATTCGCGACTGCTGAAACGGAGAAGCGGGTTTCCAGGTACATTCTTCTAGCCGTCATATTGACGTTGCTACCTAGCGTTTATCTTGGATATAGGATAGTTCAGCGAAGTATATTTGAGAACAATGCTAACAAGTTTGTTCAGACAGAATTCCATTTTACAAAAACTCAGGTTGTCACCCATACTTACAAGTATAATAACAAAGGAGGAGAAATAGATCTCCTGTTGGTTGGCCAACCTCTTGACCAGGCAATAATCGATTCTTTGCAAAAACGGCTGTCGCTTTATCATTTAAGTAATACAGCGCTAAATATTAGACAAGGACTTGACGCTAAACAGCAAATTGATTTATCTGCCATTAAAGCAAGTGTTCTGGAGGAAGTATTTGCTGCAGAATTAGTTTCAGATACCTTGAAGCGCCCAACCCCAGGAAACATTACAGAAGTTCCAGACATAAGTCTTGAGTTAAAAGCGCTTTATCCATCTTTGATACATTATACGCTTGAGTCAAGTGTTTTTACACGTCTCGATTCTATCAAAAGAGATACACTGTTTTTATTTGTAGGTCGTTTTTCTGATAGAGTTAAAAATTCGGAACGAAATAAAATTAGTAGATGGCTGAAAGAAAGAATACAAGCAGATAGTGTTAAAGTGGTGATCGAATAA